The nucleotide window TGGCACTGCGCGTTGTCCTGGAGCTCCTTCAGGATGTCATCGTCAGAGGCGTTCTGGTCTGTCCTCTCCTTCAGTTTTTCAATGACAGTGAGCAGTGACATACTGATGCCCATTTTAATTGGTGCTTCTGATAACTCTGGTCTGTCTTTCTTTATCTCAACTATTGCACATTCACTTTGGTTTAAGCCACTGAACTCCTCTGAAGGATCCTTAAGTGAGGACACCACTTTGGAATGAGCCATGCACGGGCCATCAGCTCCTCCCTGTCCTGCACCTGCATCCACAGCATCTTCTCCAGTCAGAGCCCTGAGGCTGGACCGTGTCagttctgcagctctgattGGCATTGTAACAAGAGCTTCTGCTGCTAAGGAGTGCAGTCTCAATGACTCTGAATTTGTCCTCCTTCGTGCAGGAGGCACATTTTCATCAGCTGTTACATTTTTATTAGCAGTTAATTCGTTATCTTTCTTCTCGGTGTTATTCCATTCTATAATTACTTCTTGAATTGCATCTGAATGATAAACTTCAGCAGGTTCTTCACAGGTAACAGACGACTCCTCTGagatcaattttttttctgtttcaatgTCAGTGTTCATTAAGAATGGCTTTTGTAAAACACTTTCTTCAGCACCTGGCAAACGCTCTACTATGACATTAACGTGACCCTTTTTATTTGGACTACAACTGATGATTTTCTGTGCTGATGAAAGCAGGCTGTCAGTTATCATATTGTCTGCTTCTGTATCTGATACCGTCCCCTCTACAACCTCTGTAGTAGGAGAATGCACCACGGACTCACTTAATATCTCTTCCTCTTTTACATTTGTTCCTACGGGCGATTTACACGACAGCTGCTCGGAATTGCAAATCTGAAGCTGAAGAGAAGGCTCACTATGGATATCAAGTTCACTGTTTTCCAGAGAGAGGACAACTGTATCCACACTCTGAGGTGTGTGAGTTACAACTGTCTCTGACAAGCTggtgttttcattttcttcctcaaagATGGGGTAGGAGCAATCAACCTCCCCCGCATGTTTCCAAGCGTGTGTTTTCAACATCCTCTGCTGACCGCAGGTGTACCTGCAAATTAAACACCTGTACATGCCATACTGCTCGTAGGTGTACCACTTCCTCCTACCCATTTCAGGCACAGGAGCAGACTGAGCTGGATCTTTACATTCCACATTTCCTGTCTGATCAGTCCCTGATTTGACTTTTCCTTCCACTGGCCCTTGCAGAAATGAACTGGTGACATTGACACACTGCTGCACTTTTGTCTGGATGCTGTTTTTACCACTGTTCTCGTGGTGATTTTGGAAGTGGGATTCAAGTTCTTCTTGGCTTTTGGAGGCAAAATGACATTCTGAGCACATTAATATCACTTCATTTTTCTGCCCATGTTGTTTTATATGTTCTTGCAGAGTTAAAAGCGAAGGTGATAGAAAATTACAGAGACCACACTGATAGCACGTCACCTTTTTTTTGCTTGGTGGAAGACATTCAGTCACAATATAATCTGCTTGTAACTCTTCAGTCTTTTTAGTAGCAATCACAGAGAGCTCGATGGCTTTAGCTGGGATTtcagagagctcagctgcctccaAGGGCTGCACAGAAGCGTCAGCATGGGAAcgtttcttccctattaaaagGCACCTTTGTGACTTCTCACTTTCAACTATTTTGCTCAGCTTCTGGATAACGTGGATCAGGGGGTCAGTTTTACATTTTCTCTGGTCTTCACTGCTCTGCAGTGTTGGGCCAATGACTGTTTCAGAAATCAGCACAGCCTCCTGCTCCCCAATATTTGGCATCAATACTGCAATGCTGCTTCCTTCTTCCATAATACCTAGGACAATGGGGGTTACAAAAAGAAAGATTTATACCTGCACAATAATGAAAACACAGCCCAGTACTATTTACATTGCTCTCTCTACCAAACAGGGATGCCCAAATCCACTAAACTAATAAAAATTTTCAGAATGGCTACAGAAATAACCAAAGAAATTGGGGACATTTAGTGATGCTTTTTAATACAGCTGCACAGAGTAATTCCAAGAGAGCCTCCAACAGGCTGCCTCCAAGTTGTACAAGGGTAAGACAAGTATTTTCAAATATAAGCTGAAGAACAGGGTTACAGCTATTCTCTTTTTCCTTACAAGCACTACACATTTGAATGCTAAACATTCAAATATCAATTGACAGCAACTGGTATATAGATGTTTAAAAGCACAGTagaatatgaaaatatattcctAATGTACTTGGATGCATCAGTGCTCCTAAAGCAAATGACAATTTGCAGCAATATAATTTacaaaaataagcatttttttccttgaaatgtTAAAAGAAAGTAATTCTGTCATTTACTTGCATTAGTCATTTCACTACAACTATTTTAAAGACCATTCAAATGTCAAATCATACTTCTCATTATAAATGTCATTTTCTAGAAAACTTACTAATTGCAGCTACAATTTTTTAATTGTAGGGAAAATCAAACGGTACTAAAGTTATAAAGAGcaattcttttctgttttgaggGAAAGCTACAGGCAGTTACTATTTCCAATTACCCctactttaaaaatatcaaacCATAAACTACAGGCAATAATGTACAGTGTTTGAGGTCAAATTAGAAGCCAATATACAAAAATGTACATGAAAGCATACTTTGTgatgtgggcagagctgtggggtgggGGGTGAAGGAGCTGGACAAAAGGTCTTACATTCGAATTTCCTTCTCTAAAAATGTCTAGAAATAACCTATTCAAGTGCCACtgcatatacacacacatatatttcATACAAAGTTTTTATATACTACATATAAAACTGAAAACATAAAGAGATGAGGGATATTTATCAGTCATCCTTGAAAAATTATGCCAAGTAAAttcatgtggttttttttcttgcaagaAAGATACAGAGACCAAAAAAAGAATTTCCAGAACTGGTCCTAAAAACCCACGGAATCCACTAATTTCTACTTGTGGATTTAGTGTAGAGCATTATAATGCACAGACACATTGAGAGCAGGGTCTGTGATGCCCCTTTCCCACTACAGAAAAATTCTGGGTAGAACTTCATAAATTAACTTCATCTGCCATTCAACTTACAATTCAGGTTACCATCAGACCTATCAATATAAGCAATGTTAATCTTTTAGTATCATCTGCACCTCATGTTAAGTACTTCAAGTTGAAAACTATTATTTGAAAACCCTAATTCAGTTACATAAAAACACTTTGGTGTTTGTTTCAAACTGTCTGTAACATGTTTCAAAACCATTGTGAAAAGTGATTGAAGCTGCTTTTTCCCCTGAACGCAGATTTAATGAATGCTCAAAGCAGTAATGTctacttgaaatattttcaattttaaaatgagTTAAGGAAAATTGATGCTACCTTAAATTACCCACGgtacttttaaaacttttaaagtaatGCTAAATAGGCAAATATTTTCTCTACCTGGAAGCAGCATAACAACTAAGATGAAAAATCCTTGACAAAAGATCATAAAGGAAATATGCTGCCATGTACTGTTGCTATATCAAAAAggcaaacagagagaggacctTCACCTGGATTATTTGGGATGCTTGGAGCTGATCCCTGTTACCAGATACATATGTGTTATGTCACTCTTTGCTTAGAGTTCAATTCTTACTGTTGCAGACTTAGGTTTTTAGAGGGATGGTAAGAACTGCACACAAATTATCACAGAgtaagttggaagggacccacagaggaccatcgagtccagctcctgtccctgcacagagcagccccaagAGCCACACGTGCCTGAGGGCGCTGTCCAAACCACCCACACAGTAATTAAAAAGCAATGTCTGAGATGCCAGAAGGACGCGCAGGGAAGATGCAGCCCCGAGCAAAACGCCTCGGAGCTGCCGCTTCCAGCGCAGCCCAACCCCGCGGGCCGAGCGCGGCCAGGCAGGGCGAACGCCTCCAGGGCAGGAAGAGCCGAGCACGCTTTGCCCAACCTGTCTCGCAGAGGGCGGTGCGATGGTATCGCAGCCCCCGAGGGCAGGGAAATTCCCCGGCCGGCCACCCTGACCGGGACGGCCGAGCCGCGCTGCCCGCCCCGCTCCGTGCCCGCAGGCGCGGCTCCGGCAgcgctccgggcgcggggcaGCGGCGCCGCTGCGGCCGAGAGCAGCGAGGAGCCGGCCCGCCGAGGCGGCCAGGAGGGCTGAggaaaggaggggaggggagaagaGCGAACGGAGGAAGCCCCGGCCCCGGGAAGGCTCCGCCGGGAGCCGCTGCCGCCCGCGGCTCCGCACATGGGCTGCGGCGCGGCGCCCCGGGGCcggcccgccgccgccaccgcgcCTGCCGCCCTGCATTGCGCCCGGCCGCCCGCTgctgcccgcccgccgccgccgctgccgcccgcgggccccgggccgggccgcgccgccGCTCGCCGGCACTAACGGAGAAAGCCCGGGGAGCCTCACCTCCGGCCGCCGCTTCAAGATGGCGACGATGGAGCCCCTGTCACGTGACCCGCGGGCCCGTGTCAGGTGACCGGCGGGGGGCGCTGCCGTCGCGTCAGCCCCGCCTCCCGTTACCATGGAGACGGGGAGGGACAGGGCCAGGGCCGGGGGACGCGGGACAGGAGGGTGTTTGTGTGTGACACAGGGCCGGGGGACAGGAGAATGTGTGTGAGTGtctgtgtgtgacagtgacacagggcCGGGGGACACGGCACaggagggtgtgtgtgtgtctgtgtgtgacagtgacacagggcCGGGGGGACACGGGACTGGACACAGGCGTGTGAGTGAgagtgtgtgtgtttatgtCTGTGTGTaacacagggctgggggacgCGAGACAGGAaagtgtgtgtgcgtgtgtgtgtgtgtgagtgtcaCCGTGCCGGCTGACACGGCGGGAATGTGTGTGTGATACATTGCCgggggacacgggacagggGACCggagggtgtgtgtgtgtgagacagTGTCACCGTGCCGGGTGGCACGGGCAGCAGTGTGAGCCAGGTCGGTGTGTCCCGTCCCGGCGGGGCAGTGTcgcagccc belongs to Agelaius phoeniceus isolate bAgePho1 chromosome 12, bAgePho1.hap1, whole genome shotgun sequence and includes:
- the ZNF507 gene encoding zinc finger protein 507 isoform X4; protein product: MEEGSSIAVLMPNIGEQEAVLISETVIGPTLQSSEDQRKCKTDPLIHVIQKLSKIVESEKSQRCLLIGKKRSHADASVQPLEAAELSEIPAKAIELSVIATKKTEELQADYIVTECLPPSKKKVTCYQCGLCNFLSPSLLTLQEHIKQHGQKNEVILMCSECHFASKSQEELESHFQNHHENSGKNSIQTKVQQCVNVTSSFLQGPVEGKVKSGTDQTGNVECKDPAQSAPVPEMGRRKWYTYEQYGMYRCLICRYTCGQQRMLKTHAWKHAGEVDCSYPIFEEENENTSLSETVVTHTPQSVDTVVLSLENSELDIHSEPSLQLQICNSEQLSCKSPVGTNVKEEEILSESVVHSPTTEVVEGTVSDTEADNMITDSLLSSAQKIISCSPNKKGHVNVIVERLPGAEESVLQKPFLMNTDIETEKKLISEESSVTCEEPAEVYHSDAIQEVIIEWNNTEKKDNELTANKNVTADENVPPARRRTNSESLRLHSLAAEALVTMPIRAAELTRSSLRALTGEDAVDAGAGQGGADGPCMAHSKVVSSLKDPSEEFSGLNQSECAIVEIKKDRPELSEAPIKMGISMSLLTVIEKLKERTDQNASDDDILKELQDNAQCQGGGDAAVAGSSLVEFIPSAERPYRCRLCHYSSGNKGYIKQHLRVHRQRQPYQCPICEHIAGDSKGLESHMINHCKARMYQCKQCEESFHYKSQLRNHEREQHSLHELFSTATANKLIVSNEADDREGSKCSSQKLFRCDVCDYTSTTYVGVRNHRRIHSSDKPYRCSLCGYVCSHPPSLKSHMWKHASDQNYNYEQVNKAINDAISQSSRFQGQLTDKTLLEGTDESTVPILGSSDNLVSFTESINQTTNEISGSDENEKPTLMNTSCSLEKNSTLPHLGTEYCVLLFCCCICGFESTNKENLLDHMKEHEGEIINIILNKDHSMTQNTN
- the ZNF507 gene encoding zinc finger protein 507 isoform X2; the protein is MEEGSSIAVLMPNIGEQEAVLISETVIGPTLQSSEDQRKCKTDPLIHVIQKLSKIVESEKSQRCLLIGKKRSHADASVQPLEAAELSEIPAKAIELSVIATKKTEELQADYIVTECLPPSKKKVTCYQCGLCNFLSPSLLTLQEHIKQHGQKNEVILMCSECHFASKSQEELESHFQNHHENSGKNSIQTKVQQCVNVTSSFLQGPVEGKVKSGTDQTGNVECKDPAQSAPVPEMGRRKWYTYEQYGMYRCLICRYTCGQQRMLKTHAWKHAGEVDCSYPIFEEENENTSLSETVVTHTPQSVDTVVLSLENSELDIHSEPSLQLQICNSEQLSCKSPVGTNVKEEEILSESVVHSPTTEVVEGTVSDTEADNMITDSLLSSAQKIISCSPNKKGHVNVIVERLPGAEESVLQKPFLMNTDIETEKKLISEESSVTCEEPAEVYHSDAIQEVIIEWNNTEKKDNELTANKNVTADENVPPARRRTNSESLRLHSLAAEALVTMPIRAAELTRSSLRALTGEDAVDAGAGQGGADGPCMAHSKVVSSLKDPSEEFSGLNQSECAIVEIKKDRPELSEAPIKMGISMSLLTVIEKLKERTDQNASDDDILKELQDNAQCQGGGDAAVAGSSLVEFIPSAERPYRCRLCHYSSGNKGYIKQHLRVHRQRQPYQCPICEHIAGDSKGLESHMINHCKARMYQCKQCEESFHYKSQLRNHEREQHSLHELFSTATANKLIVSNEADDREGSKCSSQKLFRCDVCDYTSTTYVGVRNHRRIHSSDKPYRCRVCDFATTNMNSLKCHMRQHPQEHQAVQLLEQFKCSLCGYVCSHPPSLKSHMWKHASDQNYNYEQVNKAINDAISQSSRFQGQLTDKTLLEGTDESTVPILGSSDNLVSFTESINQTTNEISGSDENEKPTLMNTSCSLEKNSTLPHLGTEYCVLLFCCCICGFESTNKENLLDHMKEHEGEIINIILNKDHSMTQNTN
- the ZNF507 gene encoding zinc finger protein 507 isoform X3: MEEGSSIAVLMPNIGEQEAVLISETVIGPTLQSSEDQRKCKTDPLIHVIQKLSKIVESEKSQRCLLIGKKRSHADASVQPLEAAELSEIPAKAIELSVIATKKTEELQADYIVTECLPPSKKKVTCYQCGLCNFLSPSLLTLQEHIKQHGQKNEVILMCSECHFASKSQEELESHFQNHHENSGKNSIQTKVQQCVNVTSSFLQGPVEGKVKSGTDQTGNVECKDPAQSAPVPEMGRRKWYTYEQYGMYRCLICRYTCGQQRMLKTHAWKHAGEVDCSYPIFEEENENTSLSETVVTHTPQSVDTVVLSLENSELDIHSEPSLQLQICNSEQLSCKSPVGTNVKEEEILSESVVHSPTTEVVEGTVSDTEADNMITDSLLSSAQKIISCSPNKKGHVNVIVERLPGAEESVLQKPFLMNTDIETEKKLISEESSVTCEEPAEVYHSDAIQEVIIEWNNTEKKDNELTANKNVTADENVPPARRRTNSESLRLHSLAAEALVTMPIRAAELTRSSLRALTGEDAVDAGAGQGGADGPCMAHSKVVSSLKDPSEEFSGLNQSECAIVEIKKDRPELSEAPIKMGISMSLLTVIEKLKERTDQNASDDDILKELQDNAQCQGGGDAAVAGSSLVEFIPSAERPYRCRLCHYSSGNKGYIKQHLRVHRQRQPYQCPICEHIAGDSKGLESHMINHCKARMYQCKQCEESFHYKSQLRNHEREQHSLHELFSTATANKLIVSNEADDREAGSKCSSQKLFRCDVCDYTSTTYVGVRNHRRIHSSDKPYRCSLCGYVCSHPPSLKSHMWKHASDQNYNYEQVNKAINDAISQSSRFQGQLTDKTLLEGTDESTVPILGSSDNLVSFTESINQTTNEISGSDENEKPTLMNTSCSLEKNSTLPHLGTEYCVLLFCCCICGFESTNKENLLDHMKEHEGEIINIILNKDHSMTQNTN
- the ZNF507 gene encoding zinc finger protein 507 isoform X1, translated to MEEGSSIAVLMPNIGEQEAVLISETVIGPTLQSSEDQRKCKTDPLIHVIQKLSKIVESEKSQRCLLIGKKRSHADASVQPLEAAELSEIPAKAIELSVIATKKTEELQADYIVTECLPPSKKKVTCYQCGLCNFLSPSLLTLQEHIKQHGQKNEVILMCSECHFASKSQEELESHFQNHHENSGKNSIQTKVQQCVNVTSSFLQGPVEGKVKSGTDQTGNVECKDPAQSAPVPEMGRRKWYTYEQYGMYRCLICRYTCGQQRMLKTHAWKHAGEVDCSYPIFEEENENTSLSETVVTHTPQSVDTVVLSLENSELDIHSEPSLQLQICNSEQLSCKSPVGTNVKEEEILSESVVHSPTTEVVEGTVSDTEADNMITDSLLSSAQKIISCSPNKKGHVNVIVERLPGAEESVLQKPFLMNTDIETEKKLISEESSVTCEEPAEVYHSDAIQEVIIEWNNTEKKDNELTANKNVTADENVPPARRRTNSESLRLHSLAAEALVTMPIRAAELTRSSLRALTGEDAVDAGAGQGGADGPCMAHSKVVSSLKDPSEEFSGLNQSECAIVEIKKDRPELSEAPIKMGISMSLLTVIEKLKERTDQNASDDDILKELQDNAQCQGGGDAAVAGSSLVEFIPSAERPYRCRLCHYSSGNKGYIKQHLRVHRQRQPYQCPICEHIAGDSKGLESHMINHCKARMYQCKQCEESFHYKSQLRNHEREQHSLHELFSTATANKLIVSNEADDREAGSKCSSQKLFRCDVCDYTSTTYVGVRNHRRIHSSDKPYRCRVCDFATTNMNSLKCHMRQHPQEHQAVQLLEQFKCSLCGYVCSHPPSLKSHMWKHASDQNYNYEQVNKAINDAISQSSRFQGQLTDKTLLEGTDESTVPILGSSDNLVSFTESINQTTNEISGSDENEKPTLMNTSCSLEKNSTLPHLGTEYCVLLFCCCICGFESTNKENLLDHMKEHEGEIINIILNKDHSMTQNTN
- the ZNF507 gene encoding zinc finger protein 507 isoform X5, with translation MEEGSSIAVLMPNIGEQEAVLISETVIGPTLQSSEDQRKCKTDPLIHVIQKLSKIVESEKSQRCLLIGKKRSHADASVQPLEAAELSEIPAKAIELSVIATKKTEELQADYIVTECLPPSKKKVTCYQCGLCNFLSPSLLTLQEHIKQHGQKNEVILMCSECHFASKSQEELESHFQNHHENSGKNSIQTKVQQCVNVTSSFLQGPVEGKVKSGTDQTGNVECKDPAQSAPVPEMGRRKWYTYEQYGMYRCLICRYTCGQQRMLKTHAWKHAGEVDCSYPIFEEENENTSLSETVVTHTPQSVDTVVLSLENSELDIHSEPSLQLQICNSEQLSCKSPVGTNVKEEEILSESVVHSPTTEVVEGTVSDTEADNMITDSLLSSAQKIISCSPNKKGHVNVIVERLPGAEESVLQKPFLMNTDIETEKKLISEESSVTCEEPAEVYHSDAIQEVIIEWNNTEKKDNELTANKNVTADENVPPARRRTNSESLRLHSLAAEALVTMPIRAAELTRSSLRALTGEDAVDAGAGQGGADGPCMAHSKVVSSLKDPSEEFSGLNQSECAIVEIKKDRPELSEAPIKMGISMSLLTVIEKLKERTDQNASDDDILKELQDNAQCQGGGDAAVAGSSLVEFIPSAERPYRCRLCHYSSGNKGYIKQHLRVHRQRQPYQCPICEHIAGDSKGLESHMINHCKARMYQCKQCEESFHYKSQLRNHEREQHSLHELFSTATANKLIVSNEADDREAGSKCSSQKLFRCDVCDYTSTTYVGVRNHRRIHSSDKPYRMKLCKLM
- the ZNF507 gene encoding zinc finger protein 507 isoform X6, with amino-acid sequence MEEGSSIAVLMPNIGEQEAVLISETVIGPTLQSSEDQRKCKTDPLIHVIQKLSKIVESEKSQRCLLIGKKRSHADASVQPLEAAELSEIPAKAIELSVIATKKTEELQADYIVTECLPPSKKKVTCYQCGLCNFLSPSLLTLQEHIKQHGQKNEVILMCSECHFASKSQEELESHFQNHHENSGKNSIQTKVQQCVNVTSSFLQGPVEGKVKSGTDQTGNVECKDPAQSAPVPEMGRRKWYTYEQYGMYRCLICRYTCGQQRMLKTHAWKHAGEVDCSYPIFEEENENTSLSETVVTHTPQSVDTVVLSLENSELDIHSEPSLQLQICNSEQLSCKSPVGTNVKEEEILSESVVHSPTTEVVEGTVSDTEADNMITDSLLSSAQKIISCSPNKKGHVNVIVERLPGAEESVLQKPFLMNTDIETEKKLISEESSVTCEEPAEVYHSDAIQEVIIEWNNTEKKDNELTANKNVTADENVPPARRRTNSESLRLHSLAAEALVTMPIRAAELTRSSLRALTGEDAVDAGAGQGGADGPCMAHSKVVSSLKDPSEEFSGLNQSECAIVEIKKDRPELSEAPIKMGISMSLLTVIEKLKERTDQNASDDDILKELQDNAQCQGGGDAAVAGSSLVEFIPSAERPYRCRLCHYSSGNKGYIKQHLRVHRQRQPYQCPICEHIAGDSKGLESHMINHCKARMYQCKQCEESFHYKSQLRNHEREQHSLHELFSTATANKLIVSNEADDREGSKCSSQKLFRCDVCDYTSTTYVGVRNHRRIHSSDKPYRMKLCKLM